In the Drosophila virilis strain 15010-1051.87 chromosome 4, Dvir_AGI_RSII-ME, whole genome shotgun sequence genome, TCTATACGGATTGGCCATTTTGTGTGCGGATCAAGATGCCGCTGCAGGGCAACGAGCATATGGCGATCAGCGGCAACTGCGACGAGCTGGGCAACTGGGACCCGAAGCAGGTGTACATTATGGATCCGGCGAACTGCACCTGTGCGGGCCAGTGCAGTTGCCGCAAATTCGAGAGCCGTGTGCGCATACCCCGGCACAAGGATATCGAGTATAGATACTGCATTGTGGGCTACGATCCGCTGCTGGACGATGTGCTCATCCGTTTCTGGGAGGTAATGCCGCAGCCGCGCCTCATACGACCCTGCCACAATATGCTAAAGAGATGCGAACACTTTGGCCTGGAGCAGGGGCCGGACGCGGTGCTGAAGGTGGATCGCGGCTGGGCCACCACCGAGACCTTTGTCCAGTTCAAGATCTTCAATGCGCCCTTCATATGGCTGAAGCAGACGCCGCGCCTCATCTACGTCTATCTGCAGCCCATGTACGAGACGGAGCCGCCCGATTGCGGTGTGCGGCATTTGGAATCGCTGCGCCTATCGACGCCGATCCTAACGAGGCGTCGCACCACGCCGCCCGCCCAAATGGACATGCAGCTGGCCTACACGGAGGTGGCCAATTTGCGGTATTCGTGCAAGCTGCGCTATCAGCCTGCGGCGGGCGCCTGCTGCGGCCCGGCGGATCTGCAGCTGTTTCACTGCACGCTGCGGCATCCGCGCGAGACGATCTTTCGGCTGGATCTGTACACGTTCGCCTACAAGTGCGCCCTGGACGAGCCGCCCTATCATTATGGCTATGGTTTCATACAGCCGGAGCAGCTGATCGGCTCTGAGGGTCAGGTGCGCGTCAAGATAACCTGCGCCTCGACGCATCGGCCGCTGATCGAAATGAATCTCACGTATTTGATAATACGACCGCACGAGTCCATCAGCTGCAATCTGAGCGTCACCTACGAGCGCTTCTGGCGCGAGGCCCATCTGGCCCTGGACATCGGGCATCGGGGCACGGGCAACACCTATCGCCTCGGCGACAATGTGCATCGCGAGAATACGCTGTTCAGCTTTAAGCGCGCCGCTCTGCATCACGCGGACATGGTTGAGCTGGACGTGCATCTGACGAGAGACGCCCAGGTTGTGGTCTATCATGACTTTGTGCTGAAATTTGCAATCGGCTCCGCTTGGGGCGTCGAAAAGCTGTCGGGTGATCACGACGTTATGGTCTTTCCGCACGAACAGCTCAGCCGCCTGCGTCTGCTGTCGATGGGCGGGGCCAAGCGAGGCGAGCACATTGTCGTGCCGCTGCAATGCTTCAACTATGACGAACTGCGTCTGGCCCAGCCGCTGCGTTATGCGGCTAGCGACGGCTGCTCCGGCGACTGCGATCGTCATTTGGAGTCGCAGCTGCCTTTTCCGCTGCTCAGCGATGTCTTCGATGCGGACCGGGGCGGTCTGCCCGAGCAGCTGGGCGTTATCGTCGAGCTGAAGTGGCCGCAGCAGGACAGCAAGCGGCGCTGGCAGGATCAGAGCTCAAAGCCGTGCTTCGATCGTAATTTCTATGTGGACACCGTGCTCGAGGTGGTCTTCCGGCTGGCCGGCAAACGGCGCATCGTCTTCTCCAGCTTCAATGCGGACATCTGCATCATGATACGCTTCAAGCAGAACCATTATCCGGTCGTCCTGCTGCTCGTCGATCCCGAGCAGCCCATACAGTTTCTCGATCAGCGCGTCAATCGGCTGGAGTACGGCGCCTTTCTCGCCTACATCATGGAGTTCTTCGGTCTGAGCCTACATACGAACACGCTGCTCACACAGCCGCTCGTGCTGGGCCTCATCCGGGATCTGCGCATGCAGTCGATCACCTGGGGCACGGCCAACAGCGATCTGAGCCATCGGGACAAGATGAAGCGCTACGGTTGCGTTGGCGTCACCTACGACCGCATCGATCAGCGGGATCAGGTTGGCGAGGAGATGCTCGGCTTCATCTACTTCATCGATTCGCTGGCAACGCGAAATCATATTCGCAATCTGCTCGAAAGCGAGCGACAAATCAAGTGTGCCAGACCCTAAATACGATTCGATTCCAATCTATCAATCATGTATTGTTATATTATGCAAAAGGACATAGCCGACTTTCATCAGAAACTCGATTTTATTGACAGAGCAAATTGTTTCAACTCGAAGTGAAAGTAAAATTCTTTTAAGTcgaaattttgttttcgaaTTTCTTAAATTACTTAGTTATCCGGTTGACAAGTTGGCTGTAATTGTGCGCGCAGGTGGCAACGCCATGCCAAGGGCACGCTTAGTTGCTGTTCCGCAAGGTGGCAGCACTGTTTTTAAACAGTGAGAACAAGTTAGCTTAGGCTCTGGGCGCATCTGGCAACGCCATGCCAAAGCGCAGCTATGTTGGCGCTGCCATATTTTAAGTGTTCCTCAAGGTGGCAGCACTCTTTCTAAAAATGaccattattatttatttaacaatcgGACTGACAAGTCAGCTTTAATTGTGTGCAAGTGTGGCAACGCCATGCCAAAAAGCCAAGGTAAGCTATGTTGATGTTGCCACATGCTGAGTTCTTATCAGGGTGGCAACACTGTTTTGTAAAAAATGGATTTGAAGGATGCCAAATTTGGTCAGAGCTCGAATGAAAAACCAGATATGGAAAAGCAGCTGTAAGAACCGAATCGAGCTTAAAGTCGAACCAGTTACCTTTCTTTTCGGGGTTCCCAGCGCTATTTGAAAAAATAGCTAGTTTTTAGCAGATAAGCATAAAAGTGATCTTCTAAAGAGCACGAAGTAAGCATAAAGTTTCGGGAATCTAAAAAGAAATTTCGTTTGCATAGATTTTTTACTTTATCTTTATATTGAtcaaattttcttttgtttatttttcggtttttccatttttcttgCAGTTTTTTCccatttgcaattaattacaattaagtACTTGAGCATGAGGCACGCCCCTTGCATTTATCAGTGTATCAAACGAACCTCATATCATCCCCTCTGGCAGCATCGTTGTcaacactcgcacacacacacacacacgcacagtggAACGTGTAAAACTcataaaatacattaaatcCAATCGAATAATCGAAATGTCACATTAGTTTCTAAAATATGGCCGAGCAGCACGTAAGAAAATGTGCGTTGCCCAACTCACCTACAACCCCCCTTCCACACCCCTGTGACTGCCCCCTTTCAGCTACACCCCTGCCTTTTAACGAGCACACAAATGTGCCCAAAAAACAAGCCAAGAAAAAACTCTTTTGGCtgcgatttgttgttgttgctgttgtctttCGCTTGCACTTTTCCGTTTGGCAATTTTCCGTTTAGTCCATCTCAAGCAGCAACAGTTTCCCCTCCCAGacccccccaccccccttcTCTTCCTTAGTCCTATGGGCATAATTTCGCTGGTCGAATAGCTTTTGGGGATTTGTCTcgttgttttttgtgttttgttttttctgttcCTTTACTCGAAATGGAAATTGCCGCTTTCCCCAGCTCGCAATTGGCATTGAAAacgcataaaaataaacatttccCATTTCGCATTTACAAATTCCGCTCTGAGCCACGAGATTTATTGGAAGGACTCAGAGCCCAGAGGCTAAGTTCTTGTTTCGGATATTACAATAACATTTCACAGCACAAAACCGAATACAATTGCCAACTGGGGATTTGCTGTGTTTcttgtctgtttgtttttcttttgtttttcttctttttttttttgtgaaaagcTCATAAATCTGACATAATTTCAATGTTATGAAATGTTTGCTCATTTTGATATTTAGGAAAAACATGTTTAACACGAAAAAgtgaaaactttttgaaaaactcgattttgttttgtttttgaatttatgaAGGGCGCTATCCTTGAAATCTATTCGAaggcttttaattttttcacgTAAAATTCCTAGCAATTcgtcaaatattttcaatcaaatttttaaataaataataaaatatataataaaaaattgttttcttacTTTGAATCTTAAAAGTTCCGTAAAATAATGTGTCGTGTGTCCGTGTGAGGCTGTAAAATCAAAGAAAAGCGAGTCAAAAATAAAGATAGTAAAAGATAGATACTTTAGTAAAGAGTTTTCTATCTTGGACTTAGAACCCTTAACCTTATTACTAGGCTGCAGTATTGAATCGATTCATAAGAAATACATTTAACCTTCTCAGAAGCTAGTTTTCACAAAcataataattgaaatattctACCTTTCCTTTCAAATGCTCCTGcatttactatatatatacatataaatttagCTAATCTCTTTAACATGATGTTGCTGGCCTGCTTTCTCATTCCGCAGGCATTCATTTTCACTTCACTTCGGTTGGCAACCCTGACCAAAGGagtaggggggggggggggcaacACTGTAACTATTCCATGGTAACTTTAACTCATTTGTATGCCAAACAGCAAAAGAACTAAAAGTTTTTTTCCCTGTGCCAACCCGTCGAAGCCCTCGCCTTGGATTTTGCTGCTCAACTCTGCACTTATTACTTATTACTggacacacacaggcacacacgcaAAGTGAGAGGAGTCGGGGGCAACCCTAGACATGTGAGACATGGAAATTCATCATCAAAAATGAATAATGTCTACACTTAATGCGACTGTAGCCCTTCCACCCCCAAAAGATTGGACACTGAACACTGGACTCGACAGACTCTGGACAGTCAGGACATTCAGGATATTCAGGAtaagcagcatcagcatcagcatcagcagcagcatcgcaTCGCACCCTGAACCCAATTCGCACCCCATCAAAAGGCGGGCGTGAAGACCAAGTGGCTACTCGGGGGACCTGAGGGACAGCTGAGTCGGTCAgaggcaggggcaggggcaggtaCAGGGACGAAGGCATCTATTTTCGACACTGCGCAGAAAGGTTGCTGGAATATTAATTGTGAATATGTAGAAGAGCTAGAATAGTATACGAGagaaaaaagcaacaaatgtgCAAACTTAGAAATGCAGGCGACGTGCAAGGACATCAACAGGACCAACCACATGGAGCATGCACTGCGAGTTGATGTGTGGGAGGGGGGAGTCTAATAGAGCCCGAGTCTAATAGATTTTTGTGCTGGCTATCGATTAAAATATCTTGTACAGGCATGAGCTGTCAAAAGGAAAACTAAGCTGTTTTATTTGGCGAAGTTGAAGTGAATATTGCATGCGCTACGCTTCGGAAGGGTCTCAGCTCTAAAAGGGTCTCAGCTGTAAGAACATATAGAACATATAGAGAATTTATGCTGATGCGATTTCCTGTATATATTTCTGTTGATATCAAGTTGTAAAAGGGAATGAATTCTCCTTCATTCTAAGCATGTTCCTGGTGTCTTTCTAGTATTTGCATGGCATCTACATGACAACTCCATGGTATCTACGTGGTATATTCGTGGCATGTCATCCTTAGGATATCTTCGTGGCATTTTTCTGGCATCTTCCAGCCATGACATGGACAGCCACGACAAATTTGCTGAGCAGCTGCATGATAGCTGTGGCTGTTAGAGGCATCTTCGTGTTATCTTCTTGGTATCCACCTGATAAGTTCATGGTACATTCGTGATATCTGCTGGCATTTACATAGTATTCAGCGCAATGTATATATGGACCCATGTAGTTTCCTGATACATTGACATACCCAAACTCAAATGCTCAAATGTTTGTAGCGCAATCCAAAGAAATTGCATGAAAGTCGACCTTAACCCTCGGACCAGTTGATGTACCGATACCAATATGATGTGCTCATCAAGTGCGCACTGCAATTGTGCCAAAAGAAGCCTCACTAGAGTTGTGCGTCTGGCGACTGCTCTTGAGATTTAGGATTTATCTATTTACTAACCAGTTGGGCTGGGTTTGAATGGGATGAAATGggatgtgggcgtggcatctGACGGCAATCGCTGTAGCGTGGAAATTTAATGAGCTTTGAAATTGATTCGCGTCTCGTGTCTAATTTAGTttgaaatcgaaatcgaaatcgaataGATGCCAAAATTATTGTCGAGCATCTCGTAATGCTCGCGATAAATAATGTGCAATTAATATGTAACACGTTAGCCGGTTCAAGTCTAGTTAATGGCCTCAGCCAGTCGCTGGACACGGCCATTTGTCAATTCTGATGGGCGTGTGGGTGCCATAAAAAAGCGACAAGTCCCAAAAAAGAAGAAGGGGAAGATTTAGTCGACTGGCTGTTGCACTGCATCAGCAGCTGGGGTGTTTTAGATTCCACAAGAACTATAAAGTTTCTCGTCTAAATGTAGGCACATTTTGGGTATCATAAGATAATATTATCtaaaatatcttaataatAGAGAAGACAAAAGCAAATAGCTTATTTTATGGATATGTTTAGTATACAAGAGGCTACATACCACATTTAAGAGTCTCTAGCTTTCATAATTCCCAGAGAGGTCGGATGGGATACAAGTTCAAGAAAGAAGCTGCGAACATGTTTCCTTCAATTTGATCAACTTcctgattacagggtatacgtaAAAAAACTCTCTAGTCGAAAACTTTGTTATAAATCACCATTAAAAAAACGAAACGCGTTCTGTAGGCAgtcacataaaataaaattaacttaaaaagcaaattcacgggatatattttattgtggACTGCCGCGTTGTCCGGCGTCCAGCTCATAATTCAAGGCGTTAATCCTTTAAATAGGACATTCATGTTATCCCGGCCGCAATGCTGaccattaaaataaaatttatatcaataaaatttaatgcCCATTCTTTTTTCGGCTGGCGCTCAAATAAAAAACTGACACACACAGATAAACATCCTCAAATTGTGCCTTcatattgatatttatgttatttgcAAGGCATTATAACTCTTATTGGATTTATAGACGCAGAAATGTCACTCCAGCTGCTCGGCTCAGACTCTACTTTCACTCGTTATTATTGTTAACTATGtggtacgtgtgtgtgtgtgtgattgtagGGGGGAATGGATGGGGAAAGGGGCTGCTAAGCGGGGTTAACTTTAGTTCGGAGGGTTATCAATGGACAGAAGTAGACGAAGCTCTGGAATATCTCTGCCTGACTCGATTGATGATTGAGGCTAGCTTTATGCAGACAATTTCAAAACAATCGTACGATGAATGCCCGAGTTAAGCAAGACTGCATAGCAATATCGATTTCCCCATTTTATTCTCTTTTAACTAAGTGTACGTTCATGGAATCTAACACAGCTTATACATTCATGTGAATTTCCCAGAAACATGTGAATTTCCCCATTGAAAACTTGCCTTAACCCCTTTTTAGCTACAGGCCATTTATCATATTTGTGCTAAGCGCACATTTAACTGGCCTCAACTGTCGTTGACCGAAACATTCATAATTTCATAGAAATTAATATGAAATCAATCAAGTATTCAATTCCGCTGCATCATCCGCGCGGGCGGTGTGGGGTTAATGAAAAAGTTACGCGTAACAAGGGAAAATGGGGGGCTAAGTTGGCGAAGGGGTTGGGTGGGGGTGGGGTGTGTGCAGAAAAGAGTTAAAAGACTGCAAAAACCGCATGAATTTCGCcagcaacatttttgtcaTGCTCTCGTCGAAAGAAAGTTTCTTGGTAATTTGAGCGCAAACAATGGCAGACATTAACCCCTTATCGCCGATACGCAGAGGCCCAACCCCAACTTCGGGCTTGGTAGCGCATTCATTAACTGCGCAGCGCGTAATTAATCCTCGACTGGCCGAATAAAGCAACCCTCGAACGCAGCAATTGCATGTTGTAAATTCGATTTTCGTTTGTCATGGCAACCCTTGGCCCTTTGGCCCAGGGTTGTAGCTGCCAG is a window encoding:
- the LOC6635742 gene encoding glycerophosphocholine phosphodiesterase GPCPD1, whose amino-acid sequence is MHRWFFANEREECQPPAKELAAQPADEQEAAELTKEIVYTDWPFCVRIKMPLQGNEHMAISGNCDELGNWDPKQVYIMDPANCTCAGQCSCRKFESRVRIPRHKDIEYRYCIVGYDPLLDDVLIRFWEVMPQPRLIRPCHNMLKRCEHFGLEQGPDAVLKVDRGWATTETFVQFKIFNAPFIWLKQTPRLIYVYLQPMYETEPPDCGVRHLESLRLSTPILTRRRTTPPAQMDMQLAYTEVANLRYSCKLRYQPAAGACCGPADLQLFHCTLRHPRETIFRLDLYTFAYKCALDEPPYHYGYGFIQPEQLIGSEGQVRVKITCASTHRPLIEMNLTYLIIRPHESISCNLSVTYERFWREAHLALDIGHRGTGNTYRLGDNVHRENTLFSFKRAALHHADMVELDVHLTRDAQVVVYHDFVLKFAIGSAWGVEKLSGDHDVMVFPHEQLSRLRLLSMGGAKRGEHIVVPLQCFNYDELRLAQPLRYAASDGCSGDCDRHLESQLPFPLLSDVFDADRGGLPEQLGVIVELKWPQQDSKRRWQDQSSKPCFDRNFYVDTVLEVVFRLAGKRRIVFSSFNADICIMIRFKQNHYPVVLLLVDPEQPIQFLDQRVNRLEYGAFLAYIMEFFGLSLHTNTLLTQPLVLGLIRDLRMQSITWGTANSDLSHRDKMKRYGCVGVTYDRIDQRDQVGEEMLGFIYFIDSLATRNHIRNLLESERQIKCARP